Below is a genomic region from Virgibacillus dokdonensis.
TGGTTTGTTTACTGGAATTATTGAAGAAAAAGGGGAAATCATTTCCATGAAACATACTTCTAAGCACGCAATCGAATTAGCAGTGAAAGGTTTTAAAGTGTTACGTGATGTCCAACTAGGGGACAGTGTAGCTATTAACGGTATCTGCCTAACGGTAACTTCTTTCGATAAGCACAGTTTTGCAGTTGACGTTATGCCGGAAACGTTTAAAACAACTTCCTTACGATCATTAAAAGTAGGTTCTGCTGTGAACTTAGAACGTGCGATGGCAGCTAACAGTAGGTTTGGGGGACATTTTGTTTCTGGGCATGTGGATGGATTAGGAACCATTATTCGAAAGCAATATGAAGAAAACGCTATT
It encodes:
- the ribE gene encoding riboflavin synthase, whose translation is MSGLFTGIIEEKGEIISMKHTSKHAIELAVKGFKVLRDVQLGDSVAINGICLTVTSFDKHSFAVDVMPETFKTTSLRSLKVGSAVNLERAMAANSRFGGHFVSGHVDGLGTIIRKQYEENAIYYDIKISADLAKYVISKGSVAVDGVSLTVFKVKNNIFTISLIPHTASVTIVGKKNIGDIVNIECDMLMKHVEHLLAFSRK